In a single window of the Candidatus Zixiibacteriota bacterium genome:
- a CDS encoding carboxypeptidase-like regulatory domain-containing protein, giving the protein MRSVTTKIIIAVLLAACSSALAEPFPSAEHNKTLTISGHVQGDDGTPLIGASVSLIVNGRVVSGTATDDSGQYRLTIRIANTASVQLRVSSLGYEPTLTEIQMTGESIRQNITCRQQAIPLGAIRVTPAPEPRMSSLQFTSSDIRLATSRSLVSTNAVAAIKYPQLSKIGSAHSSQLRIDGTSPRYYLNGASIGSDPDHYGMFSIVPASVVSDIRFYPQGTDSRYGLPSVIDLRTSGRFERDRGGELSVSAIEATGSYGFGSERYFVLASLRKSILDKLVKQFEVSTNRRAIPPTNFQDLFLSGGVRLSKHLALAVDQYQVRDYLRYSTTAPSRPDRVLGTYQHAWEQYVGARLNTLYGRALLSVSGSVKDAGREYAAWPDDLTRVSAVNISLEEKVRNYNAAVETELQVGLATLRVGDQYEKTARRSTDLHQKNWNMLPPFANSDNPYIYQNAVNSLYGTYQAETPGWTNAAYAGITLPVGRFTFEQGLRLEEFSSLSQSRQLVSRHSVRIQLDGERSAELFYGTFVESPLSNVLEAYQVMVRASMDQLTPVRTSLASLSYADRGFKASLFTKTITDMPVVSPDFNRVWTENYTLDPAFLQMRSEGSASFRGISTSFTHNHLWRDRLNLYVSYAYSHAVKTDHGVTVPYDLNAPHRIQCQLDYRPSRRLTFGTELVVRSGYPYTTTRTMQLGMEQFYYNETYYRSALQAENSQRFAANALVNFHASFDFGSTELFTSVANATNRANPIIHSTSGFIYDAGILPSLGLRYRF; this is encoded by the coding sequence GCTCTGTCACAACTAAAATCATCATCGCTGTTCTCCTGGCCGCTTGCAGTTCTGCCCTTGCTGAGCCATTCCCGTCGGCAGAACATAACAAGACTCTCACCATTTCCGGCCACGTGCAAGGGGATGATGGGACGCCGTTGATCGGCGCCTCGGTTTCGTTAATAGTCAACGGGCGGGTTGTCTCGGGGACAGCCACCGATGATTCCGGACAGTATCGTCTGACAATCCGTATCGCCAACACCGCGTCCGTCCAACTTCGTGTCTCTTCTCTTGGATACGAGCCGACGCTCACGGAAATCCAGATGACCGGAGAGTCGATCAGGCAAAACATAACGTGTCGCCAGCAAGCCATACCGCTTGGCGCCATCCGCGTGACCCCAGCGCCGGAACCACGCATGTCCAGCCTCCAATTCACAAGTTCCGATATTCGCCTGGCCACTTCCCGTTCGCTGGTGAGCACCAACGCTGTTGCCGCGATCAAATATCCCCAGTTGAGCAAAATCGGCTCGGCGCACTCGTCGCAGCTTCGTATCGATGGCACCAGCCCACGGTATTATCTCAACGGCGCCTCGATCGGGTCAGACCCGGACCATTACGGCATGTTCTCGATCGTCCCCGCCTCGGTGGTAAGCGACATTCGATTCTACCCTCAGGGGACCGACTCCCGCTACGGGCTCCCGTCGGTCATCGACCTACGGACTTCGGGTCGATTCGAAAGAGACCGCGGCGGCGAACTCTCGGTATCGGCTATCGAGGCCACAGGCTCGTACGGTTTCGGCAGCGAGCGGTATTTTGTCCTCGCCTCGTTGCGCAAATCGATTCTCGACAAGCTGGTGAAGCAGTTTGAGGTCAGCACAAACCGTCGCGCTATCCCACCAACCAATTTCCAGGACCTGTTCCTCTCCGGTGGTGTCAGGCTGTCCAAACACCTGGCGCTCGCAGTAGATCAATACCAGGTGCGCGATTATCTCCGCTATTCGACCACCGCCCCCTCGCGACCGGATCGCGTGCTCGGAACGTACCAGCACGCCTGGGAGCAGTATGTCGGCGCCCGGCTCAACACGCTCTACGGTCGCGCGCTACTGTCGGTATCGGGTTCTGTCAAGGATGCGGGCCGCGAGTACGCCGCGTGGCCGGATGACCTTACTCGCGTCAGCGCCGTCAATATCAGCCTTGAAGAAAAAGTGCGTAATTACAATGCCGCCGTAGAGACAGAACTCCAGGTCGGTTTGGCGACTCTGCGAGTGGGCGATCAGTATGAGAAAACCGCCCGCCGCTCGACCGATTTACACCAGAAAAATTGGAATATGCTCCCGCCGTTCGCCAACAGCGACAACCCATACATCTACCAGAACGCCGTCAATTCACTCTACGGGACATATCAAGCCGAAACCCCGGGCTGGACCAACGCCGCCTATGCAGGCATCACACTACCGGTCGGAAGGTTCACATTCGAGCAGGGTCTGCGCCTCGAAGAATTCTCGTCTCTCTCCCAAAGCAGGCAGCTGGTATCACGTCATTCGGTACGGATACAACTCGACGGCGAGCGGAGCGCGGAACTGTTCTACGGCACGTTTGTCGAAAGCCCGCTCTCGAATGTCCTTGAGGCATACCAGGTCATGGTGCGCGCCAGTATGGACCAACTGACGCCCGTTCGAACCAGTCTCGCCAGCCTGTCGTACGCCGACCGCGGGTTCAAAGCAAGTCTGTTCACCAAGACAATAACCGACATGCCGGTAGTTTCGCCCGACTTCAATCGTGTATGGACCGAAAACTATACTCTGGACCCGGCCTTTCTGCAGATGCGTTCTGAGGGTAGCGCCTCATTCAGGGGCATCTCCACCAGTTTCACTCACAACCATCTCTGGCGCGACCGACTGAACCTTTACGTGAGTTACGCCTACAGTCACGCGGTGAAAACCGACCACGGCGTAACGGTGCCGTATGACCTGAACGCGCCGCACCGGATTCAGTGTCAACTCGACTATCGGCCGAGCCGGCGGTTGACTTTCGGCACAGAATTGGTGGTGCGCTCGGGCTATCCGTATACGACGACTAGGACAATGCAACTGGGCATGGAGCAGTTTTACTATAACGAAACGTATTATCGCTCGGCATTGCAGGCCGAGAACT